The following coding sequences are from one Capsicum annuum cultivar UCD-10X-F1 chromosome 3, UCD10Xv1.1, whole genome shotgun sequence window:
- the LOC107861953 gene encoding phospholipase D alpha 1, producing MAPILLHGTLHVTIHEVDRLHEKHGNNIFSKIKQSVEETVGMGKGGSRLYATVDLEKARVGRTRVIENEPDNPRWNESFHIYCAHMANSVIFTVKDNKSVGATLIGRAYLPVNDLLEGDEVDEWIEIMDEGKNPIEAGSKIHVKLQFFDISRDRNWGRGIGSRKYPGVPYTFFPQRSGCRVSLYQDAHIPDKFIPKIPLSGGKYYEPHRCWEDVFDAITNAKHMIYITGWSVYTEITLLRDSRREKPGGDETLGELLKKKAEEGVKVLMLVWDDRTSVGLLKKDGLMATHDEETEKYFKDTDVNCVLCPRNPDDGGSIVNDLQISTMFTHHQKIVIVDSDMPNGDSEMRRIVSFVGGIDLCDGRYDTPFHSLFRTLDTAHHDDFHQPNFAEASISKGGPREPWHDIHSRVEGPIAWDVLFNFEQRWRKQGGKDILVKLRELDNVIIPPSPVMYPDDPESWNVQLFRSIDGGAVFGFPDNPEESVRSGLVSGKNNIVDRSIQDAYITAIRRAKNFIYIENQYFLGSCYDWDCDDVKVEDIGALHLIPKELALKIVSKIEAGERFTVYIVVPMWPEGLPASASVQAILDWQKRTMEMMYKTIFQAIRDKGIDDHPRNYLTFFCIGNREVKKSGEYEPSEKPQSDTDYERAQEARRFMIYVHSKMMIVDDEYIIVGSANINQRSMDGARDSEIAIGAYQPHHLTKRQPARGQIHGFRMSLWYEHMGMLDDTFQHPETEECVRKVNEIADKYWDLYISESLESDLPGHLLRYPVGLTNDGDVVDLPGNGNGYFPDTKAKVVGTKSDLLPPILTT from the exons ATGGCTCCAATTTTGCTTCATGGTACTTTGCATGTGACGATACACGAGGTCGATAGGCTGCATGAGAAGCACGGGAACAACATCTTTAGCAAG ATTAAACAGTCTGTCGAGGAGACAGTAGGTATGGGTAAAGGAGGTTCTAGACTTTATGCCACAGTTGATTTGGAAAAGGCAAGGGTTGGAAGAACCAGAGTCATTGAAAATGAACCAGACAATCCCAGGTGGAATGAGTCTTTTCACATCTACTGTGCCCATATGGCTAATAGTGTTATATTTACAGTCAAAGATAACAAATCCGTTGGTGCAACCTTAATTGGAAGAGCATATTTACCGGTTAATGACCTTTTGGAAGGGGATGAGGTTGATGAGTGGATTGAGATAATGGATGAAGGCAAGAATCCCATTGAAGCAGGTTCCAAAATCCATGTTAAGCTGCAATTTTTTGATATCAGTCGAGATCGTAACTGGGGACGTGGAATAGGTAGTCGAAAATATCCTGGTGTCCCTTACACGTTCTTCCCGCAGAGATCAGGATGTCGTGTTTCTTTGTATCAAGATGCGCATATCCCTGATAAATTTATTCCTAAAATCCCCCTATCAGGGGGTAAATATTATGAACCACATCGATGTTGGGAAGATGTCTTTGATGCGATTACTAACGCTAAGCACATGATTTACATTACTGGCTGGTCTGTGTATACCGAAATAACGTTGTTGAGGGACTCCAGGAGGGAAAAACCTGGAGGAGACGAGACACTTGGAGAGCTGCTCAAAAAGAAGGCTGAGGAAGGTGTTAAAGTCCTTATGCTTGTATGGGACGACAGAACATCTGTAGGGTTGCTGAAGAAAGACGGTCTCATGGCCACTCACGACGAAGAAACTGAAAAGTACTTTAAGGATACTGATGTGAATTGTGTACTTTGCCCTCGGAATCCTGATGATGGTGGAAGCATCGTTAATGATTTACAGATCTCTACCATGTTTACTCATCACCAGAAAATCGTAATTGTGGACAGTGACATGCCCAATGGAGATTCAGAGATGAGGAGGATTGTGAGCTTCGTTGGTGGCATAGATCTTTGTGATGGGAGATATGATACTCCTTTCCATTCACTTTTTAGAACACTGGACACAGCACATCATGATGATTTCCACCAGCCTAATTTTGCTGAAGCTTCGATTTCCAAAGGTGGGCCTAGGGAGCCCTGGCACGACATTCATTCTCGGGTTGAAGGACCAATTGCTTGGGATGTATTGTTTAATTTTGAGCAGAGATGGAGGAAACAGGGCGGAAAAGATATCCTTGTGAAATTAAGAGAGCTTGACAATGTTATTATTCCACCATCTCCAGTTATGTACCCTGATGATCCTGAATCATGGAATGTTCAGCTATTCAGATCGATCGATGGTGGGGCAGTTTTCGGCTTTCCAGACAACCCTGAAGAGTCAGTAAGGTCTGGTCTAGTAAGCGGGAAGAATAACATAGTCGATAGAAGTATCCAAGATGCTTATATCACTGCTATTCGTCGGGCAAAGAATTtcatatatattgaaaatcagtATTTTCTTGGAAGTTGTTATGATTGGGACTGTGATGATGTGAAGGTGGAGGATATAGGTGCTTTGCATCTCATTCCGAAAGAACTTGCATTGAAGATTGTGAGTAAGATTGAAGCAGGAGAAAGGTTCACTGTATATATTGTGGTTCCAATGTGGCCAGAAGGACTTCCTGCAAGTGCATCTGTACAAGCAATATTAGATTGGCAGAAGAGGACAATGGAGATGATGTATAAAACTATATTTCAGGCTATCAGGGATAAAGGTATCGACGACCACCCAAGgaattatttgacctttttttGCATTGGTAACCGGGAGGTGAAGAAGAGTGGAGAATATGAACCTTCAGAAAAACCTCAATCTGACACTGATTATGAGCGAGCTCAGGAGGCTCGTCGTTTCATGATCTATGTCCATTCCAAGATGATGATTG TTGATGATGAGTACATTATAGTTGGATCGGCCAACATAAACCAGAGATCAATGGATGGTGCAAGAGACTCAGAGATAGCAATTGGAGCTTACCAGCCTCATCATTTAACGAAGAGGCAACCAGCAAGGGGTCAAATTCATGGTTTCAGAATGTCATTGTGGTACGAGCACATGGGCATGCTCGATGACACGTTCCAACATCCAGAGACCGAAGAATGTGTGAGGAAGGTGAATGAAATAGCTGATAAATACTGGGATCTGTATATAAGTGAGAGTCTAGAAAGCGATCTGCCTGGTCATTTGCTCCGTTACCCCGTTGGACTTACCAATGATGGCGATGTAGTGGATTTGCCTGGAAATGGAAATGGGTACTTCCCTGACACCAAGGCTAAGGTCGTTGGTACTAAATCTGACCTCCTTCCTCCTATCCTCACTACCTAA
- the LOC107865843 gene encoding uncharacterized protein LOC107865843: MSSMLSSQGFVLATAMAVSAGTVILFDLFRVKYFPSIHLSDQQDYPHDEKQILKSCLSSAGKNKERARKKKKRVHFAADVKSSSGNGEEYRRKQMKKCTESKINSCGNEIMGMPGNRVALYTGILKDRVQRMGFSY, encoded by the exons ATGTCAAGTATGTTGAGTTCACAAGGCTTTGTATTGGCGACAGCCATGGCGGTCTCTGCCGGCACCGTGATTTTATTCGATCTTTTCCGGGTCAAGTACTTCCCGTCGATCCATCTTTCCGATCAACAAGACTACCCACATGATGAAAAGCAAATTCTCAAGTCATGTTTATCTTCAG CTGGGAAGAACAAGGAGAGAgcaaggaagaaaaagaagagagtaCATTTTGCAGCTGATGTGAAAAGTTCAAGCGGGAATGGGGAGGAATACAGAAGAAAACAGATGAAGAAATGTACAGAAAGCAAAATTAATTCATGTGGGAATGAGATTATGGGGATGCCAGGTAATAGGGTGGCTTTGTATACTGGGATTCTCAAGGATCGGGTTCAAAGAATGGGATTCTCCTATTGA